In Palaemon carinicauda isolate YSFRI2023 chromosome 14, ASM3689809v2, whole genome shotgun sequence, the following proteins share a genomic window:
- the Sas-4 gene encoding centromere protein J has product MESDAKDMTTVEGNIDSPCSALLERLKNLRRWQDEQRKGISLNQYGGGFAVTSPKENEFPQDVMLNDKEALQPDNHEGLNNKNYDQSSESKEGELTASSGFFQSSEGSLRNISPRSFSENISSVGGEPCRVDKCNQEDLFGQNISKDNINVRVSSSPTLPLQDDDKQLGSSKNDLRTVVQTQEHLTVGNADVKKCIASEPSGESRTCDLKLNPRNEDVYERKFQGLTNFISRHAVSNSVTDNNVHIPGFNLKASDENSVSQSQPKFSYLKKGQGTARFGMKSLRLRKAENSTQNNAEEREMHNGYQLSKPKSNITSQNYTLKAGMPVKTLQLHQDHKSRSGYEKFREGAVKQTSAEKNGPLRITESDVQQKKVTSVSESDKQRRKELEELSAFEKLEELAEDSSFSSSSSTVIRLLQRGLWSSSSTPMKSTSPSPCFSPQFQLNKKESTNIFFNQSDLQQNQFPLVNVSSVLEQLRKLVRIEDLPLSGLSEEELKSVLESFVESENSFNVGSASCFESNIKLTSSNPTSTPAVYDGVVVDRPRVHFQPEGVQVLEYEISESDEENTLTDMASIADDTDLVTTSDLEVLTQMNFNPIDTEGLKKKQSLNEFCKEQNEGVLSKEIINKMPIRVSSSEGLQPVRLQFSPPCRPKNSASHYIWSIFGKEETRRKAQQSKTLQQVSSKEVKSSVINAPESVQEEDSQTLKASENKIMKSIEERESFPSANKIGSHEELDTHKALLMAKVCELEKEIDFYKKGNTKIKNLQESLENEKCQFDQQKRIFQEEMAKEKAKFQEYLDCERNKLWKEKQLVKQHSPSIASSREQSMEVIFLKEQLKDLQEELKKKESLHDAAMKKLDEKIRLQEQELRSLRLKNASLQKSFKDNSQQNQNVERCNKNRKPLTNNKPVALPTVKPKMKTKTATISSINRSLDKVPITINDPLRDRQALMRDLPVHNKILSSGRQTRSSPVNQDCNSGKKDSLQAYQQTNHTELLGRTITPDQNKNAQESNIAALNDRREDVNELQGVSCENQSAINSNKVKENSAINITPGFFNSKVKSNIAYEMEMSPQSQQSSNIESTEICLDDGTREIIYANGNKKSIHLDGTVIVNYYNGDKKEIRQDRTIYVYGTDRTSHTTFVNGKEVLEFPNGQKETRFSDGSSEIIFPDKTRKTVLPDGTEVCTLPNGTIVHTNADGFKVMEFVSGQKEVHTPDQKRREYPDGTVKILHSDGRTETRYKTGRVRIKDREGNILSDSHQSVQSNHR; this is encoded by the coding sequence atgGAAAGTGACGCCAAAGATATGACTACAGTTGAAGGAAACATTGATTCTCCCTGTTCAGCATTGCTTGAACGCTTAAAGAATCTAAGGAGATGGCAAGACGAACAGCGGAAGGGGATTTCCTTGAACCAGTATGGAGGAGGTTTTGCAGTTACGTCACCAAAGGAAAATGAGTTTCCTCAAGACGTAATGTTGAATGATAAAGAAGCTTTACAGCCTGATAATCATGAGGGCCTGAATAACAAGAATTATGATCAAAGCAGTGAAAGTAAGGAAGGAGAGTTAACTGCTTCATCAGGATTTTTCCAATCTTCAGAGGGAAGCTTACGCAACATTAGTCCCAGATCTTTTAGTGAAAATATTAGCTCTGTTGGTGGTGAGCCATGTCGTGTAGATAAATGTAATCAAGAAGATTTGTTTGGTCAGAATATTTCTAAAGATAATATCAATGTTAGAGTTTCATCTAGTCCTACTTTGCCTTTGCAAGATGATGACAAACAGCTTGGATCAAGTAAAAATGATCTGAGGACAGTTGTACAAACTCAGGAACATTTGACTGTTGGCAATGCTGATGTTAAGAAATGCATTGCTAGTGAACCTTCAGGTGAAAGTAGAACATGTGATTTGAAATTGAATCCTAGAAATGAAGATGTTTATGAGAGAAAATTTCAAGGTCTCACAAATTTTATAAGCCGCCATGCTGTTAGTAATTCTGTGACTGATAATAATGTCCACATTCCTGGGTTTAACTTGAAGGCCAGTGATGAGAATTCTGTTTCACAATCACAACCTAAATTTTCCTATCTAAAGAAAGGTCAAGGTACTGCTAGATTTGGTATGAAATCTTTGCGGCTCAGAAAAGCAGAAAATTCCACTCAAAATAATGCAGAGGAAAGAGAAATGCATAATGGATACCAGTTATCCAAACCAAAGAGTAATATCACCTCTCAGAACTATACATTGAAAGCAGGTATGCCTGTTAAAACATTACAGCTACACCAAGACCATAAAAGTAGATCAGGCTATGAAAAATTCAGGGAAGGAGCAGTTAAGCAAACATCAGCAGAGAAAAATGGACCACTCAGGATAACTGAGAGTGATGTCCAGCAGAAGAAGGTAACCTCCGTCTCAGAAAGTGACAAGCAACGTCGTAAAGAGTTGGAGGAGTTGTCAGCTTTTGAGAAGCTAGAAGAACTAGCTGAGGATTCTAGTTTCTCTTCAAGTTCATCAACTGTTATTCGTTTACTTCAGCGAGGTCTTTGGTCATCGTCTTCCACCCCAATGAAATCAACTTCTCCTTCCCCTTGTTTTAGTCCTCAATTTCAGTTGAATAAAAAGGAATCtactaatattttctttaatcaaagTGACCTTCAGCAAAATCAGTTTCCTCTTGTAAATGTTAGTAGTGTCCTTGAGCAGCTGAGAAAATTGGTAAGAATAGAAGATCTTCCCCTCTCTGGCTTATCAGAGGAGGAGTTGAAATCAGTTTTAGAAAGCTTTGTAGAATCTGAAAATTCCTTTAATGTAGGATCTGCTTCCTGTTTTGAAAGTAATATAAAACTCACATCAAGTAACCCCACAAGTACCCCGGCAGTATATGATGGAGTTGTGGTTGATAGGCCCCGTGTGCATTTTCAGCCAGAAGGTGTACAGGTATTGGAATATGAGATTTCAGAATCAGACGAAGAAAATACATTGACTGATATGGCATCCATTGCAGATGATACTGATTTAGTCACAACCTCTGATTTAGAAGTTCTAACACAAATGAATTTTAATCCCATTGATACTGAAGGTTTAAAAAAAAAGCAGTCTTTGAATGAGTTCTGTAAGGAACAGAATGAAGGTGTTTTGTCCAAGGAAATCATAAATAAAATGCCTATTCGTGTTTCAAGTTCAGAAGGTCTTCAGCCAGTAAGATTACAGTTTTCACCACCCTGCCGTCCAAAGAATTCTGCGTCACATTATATATGGTCTATTTTTGGAAAAGAAGAGACCAGAAGGAAGGCCCAACAGTCCAAAACATTACAGCAGGTTTCATCAAAGGAAGTAAAAAGCTCCGTTATTAATGCACCAGAATCTGTGCAAGAGGAAGATAGTCAAACTCTTAAAGCCAgtgaaaataagattatgaaaagtattgAAGAAAGGGAATCATTTCCATCAGCTAACAAAATAGGGAGTCATGAGGAATTGGATACTCACAAAGCTCTTCTTATGGCTAAAGTTTGTgaattagaaaaagaaatagatttctataaaaaaggaaatactaaGATTAAGAATCTTCAAGAGTCCCTGGAGAATGAAAAGTGCCAATTTGACCAACAGAAAAGAATATTTCAAGAGGAGATGGCTAAAGAAAAAGCAAAGTTCCAAGAATATCTTGATTGTGAAAGGAACAAATTGTGGAAAGAAAAACAGTTGGTAAAGCAACACAGTCCCTCAATAGCGTCATCGCGAGAACAGTCTATGGAAGTTATTTTCTTGAAGGAACAGCTAAAGGATTTACAAgaggaattaaagaaaaaagaaagtttaCATGATGCTGCTATGAAAAAACTTGATGAGAAAATCAGATTACAAGAACAAGAACTGAGGTCATTAAGATTGAAAAATGCATCTTTACAAAAAAGTTTCAAAGATAATAGTCAGCAGAATCAAAACGTAGAGAGATGTAATAAAAATAGGAAACCACTTACAAATAATAAACCTGTGGCTCTACCTACAGTAAAGCCAAAGATGAAAACAAAAACGGCAACAATTAGCAGTATTAATAGATCTCTTGATAAAGTACCAATAACTATAAATGATCCTTTGAGAGATAGACAAGCGTTAATGAGGGACTTGCCAGTGCATAATAAAATATTAAGTTCTGGTAGGCAAACTCGTTCAAGTCCAGTTAACCAGGATTGTAATTCAGGGAAAAAGGACTCTTTACAAGCATATCAGCAGACAAACCATACCGAGTTATTAGGCAGGACAATTACTCCTGATCAAAACAAAAATGCTCAGGAGAGTAACATTGCAGCTCTTAATGACAGGAGAGAAGACGTGAATGAACTTCAGGGAGTTTCTTGTGAAAATCAGTctgcaattaatagtaataaagtgAAAGAGAATTCTGCAATCAACATTACTCCTGGCTTCTTCAATTCTAAAGTCAAGTCCAACATAGCTTATGAAATGGAAATGTCTCCTCAAAGTCAGCAAAGTTCAAACATAGAATCTACAGAAATATGTTTAGATGATGGAACACGAGAAATCATCTATGCTAATGGAAATAAGAAGTCTATCCATTTAGATGGAACAGTTATTGTTAATTATTACAATGGTGACAAAAAGGAAATCCGGCAAGACCGAACTATTTATGTTTACGGGACTGATCGCACAAGTCATACAACATTCGTAAATGGCAAGGAGGTCCTGGAATTTCCTAATGGCCAGAAAGAGACTCGATTCTCAGATGGATCATCGGAGATTATCTTCCCTGATAAAACGCGCAAGACTGTACTGCCAGATGGCACAGAAGTTTGCACATTACCGAATGGTACAATTGTCCATACGAATGCTGATGGCTTTAAGGTAATGGAGTTTGTTAGTGGTCAGAAAGAAGTTCACACACCTGACCAAAAGAGGAGAGAATATCCAGATGGAACTGTGAAAATTCTGCATTCAGATGGCCGTACAGAAACACGTTACAAAACAGGGCGTGTTCGTATAAAAGATAGGGAGGGCAACATTTTATCTGATTCCCACCAAAGTGTTCAGTCGAACCATAGGTGA
- the LOC137653474 gene encoding uncharacterized protein, with product MSSQYKRPSLTSGGGKRRSGSTKFELTEEQKNDIKEAFDLFDPNGTGTIDPKELKVAMRALGFEPKKEEIKKMVAEIDKDDNGKIKYEEFLTLMTIKMAEKDVKEEILKAFKLFDDDNTGKISFVNLKRVAETLGENLTDEELQEMIDEADRDGDNEINQDEFFRIMKKTSLY from the coding sequence ATGTCTAGTCAATACAAGCGCCCATCTCTCACAAGTGGAGGAGGGAAAAGACGTTCTGGTAGCACTAAATTTGAGCTTACGGAAGAACAGAAAAATGACATCAAAGAAGCTTTTGATCTCTTTGACCCAAATGGCACCGGGACTATTGACCCCAAGGAACTCAAAGTAGCAATGAGAGCCCTCGGATTTGAACCAAAGAAGGAAGAGATCAAGAAAATGGTAGCTGAAATTGATAAGGATGACAACGGTAAAATTAAATATGAGGAGTTTCTCACTCTAATGACAATAAAGATGGCTGAGAAGGATGTGAAAGAAGAGATATTGAAAGCTTTTAAGTTATTTGATGATGATAACACAGGTAAGATATCTTTTGTTAATCTCAAACGTGTGGCAGAAACACTTGGAGAAAATCTCACTGATGAGGAGTTGCAAGAAATGATTGATGAAGCTGATCGTGATGGTGATAATGAAATCAATCAGGATGAATTCTTTCGTATAATGAAGAAAACTAGCTTATATTAG